Proteins from one Bufo gargarizans isolate SCDJY-AF-19 chromosome 8, ASM1485885v1, whole genome shotgun sequence genomic window:
- the LOC122944537 gene encoding E3 ubiquitin/ISG15 ligase TRIM25-like, which yields MKRDFRILLLRTTMASADLKAELDCCSICLSLYTDPVSLRCGHYFCRFCIVSALEAQEAAGVYSCPDCRAEYPERPALEKNRKLGNIVEPFLSAQPDMEETGIFCTYCIKSPVPAVRTCLQCEISLCDDHLMAHNKTMDHILTEPTRSFGSKKCSLHKKVLEYYCTQDAVCLCVSCCLVGEHKEHQLELLDVASEKKKKKLRKYLEELNPQKAKIDRRLQNLQDRQRNIQEKASDKRKIVRKLFMDIKEQLEMAEKKALSEISRQEEKIVSQISDLIKKLEIEEDELSRKMRHMEEMCHVTDPIRLLQEGDITVCGRGDDEDKGGDGGEGRSEDGLDEVLISLTLHRSMRDIVTNVTSELGLHVPDILLEEDTSHRCVKISEDLKTATSTEEEQDRPESPGRFLNYAQVLSRCGLSSGRHYWEVEWDQIGRCGIGLSYPSIEREGLQSSIGCNDKSWCLAMSGAGCAVRHRSVRSPLSVDRTCPRLGVFLDYEAGRLSFYQLCDPIRHLHTFTASFSQPLHVVFWLCPEASVRIIS from the coding sequence ATGAAAAGAGACTTTCGGATCCTGCTCCTCCGTACCACAATGGCGTCTGCTGATCTGAAGGCCGAGCTGGACTGCTGCTCCATCTGCCTGAGCCTATATACAGATCCCGTATCCCTGAGATGTGGACACTACTTCTGCCGCTTCTGTATTGTGAGTGCGCTGGAGGCACAGGAGGCAGCTGGAGTGTATTCCTGTCCTGACTGCAGAGCAGAATATCCGGAGCGTCCGGCCCTGGAGAAGAACAGGAAGCTGGGGAACATAGTGGAGCCTTTCTTATCTGCTCAGCCTGATATGGAGGAGACCGGGATCTTCTGTACTTACTGTATTAAGTCTCCTGTACCAGCTGTGAGGACATGTCTGCAGTGTGAGATCTCTCTATGTGACGACCACCTGATGGCCCACAACAAGACAATGGATCATATATTAACAGAACCCACCAGATCCTTTGGCAGCAAAAAATGTTCCCTCCACAAAAAGGTTCTGGAGTATTACTGCACACAGGACGCAGTTTGTCTGTGTGTGTCCTGCTGTCTGGTCGGAGAGCACAAGGAACACCAGTTGGAACTTCTAGATGTGGCCtctgagaagaagaagaagaaactgAGGAAATATCTGGAGGAACTAAACCCACAAAAAGCAAAAATTGATAGAAGACTCCAGAATCTGCAGGATCGTCAGAGGAATATCCAGGAGAAGGCCTCTGATAAGAGGAAGATCGTCAGGAAGTTATTTATGGACATTAAAGAGCAACTAGAAATGGCAGAAAAGAAAGCGCTGAGCGAGATCTCCAGGCAGGAGGAGAAGATTGTGTCCCAGATATCTGATCTGATCAAGAAGCTGGAAATAGAGGAGGACGAGCTGTCCAGGAAGATGCGTCACATGGAGGAGATGTGTCATGTCACCGACCCAATAAGACTCCTACAAGAAGGTGACATTACAGTATGTGGTCGTGGAGATGATGAGGACAAAGGGGGAGATGGTGGAGAGGGCAGGTCTGAGGATGGTCTGGATGAGGTTCTGATCTCACTGACCTTACACCGATCTATGAGGGATATTGTCACCAATGTCACATCAGAGCTCGGGCTCCATGTTCCAGACATATTGCTGGAGGAGGACACTTCTCATAGATGTGTGAAGATATCAGAAGATCTGAAAACAGCAACAAGTACAGAAGAAGAACAGGACAGACCAGAATCACCGGGAAGGTTCCTGAATTATGCCCAGGTGTTAAGCAGATGTGGCCTCTCCTCAGGACGACATTACTGGGAGGTAGAGTGGGACCAGATAGGAAGATGTGGCATCGGACTGTCCTATCCCAGTATAGAAAGGGAAGGACTTCAGTCTAGTATTGGATGTAATGATAAATCTTGGTGTCTGGCTATGTCTGGTGCAGGATGTGCAGTGCGTCACCGCTCAgtcagatcccccctcagtgtagatagaacatgtcctagactTGGGGTCTTCTTAGACTATGAGGCCGGGCGTCTGTCCTTCTATCAGCTGTGTGACCCCATCAGACACTTACACACCTTCACCGCCTCCTTCTCTCAACCCCTACATGTTGTCTTCTGGTTGTGTCCTGAAGCCTCTGTTAGAATAATAAGCTGA